One window of Macrococcus sp. 19Msa1099 genomic DNA carries:
- the menD gene encoding 2-succinyl-5-enolpyruvyl-6-hydroxy-3-cyclohexene-1-carboxylic-acid synthase has protein sequence MNDALTQQVFHLVKRMRDYGIEEVVISPGSRSTPLAIACELHEQMTTYIHPDERSAAFFALGLIKATNKPVAILCTSGTAASNYVPAVTEAFISHLPLVVLTSDRPHELRNVGAPQAINQVGMFQNFIMYERDFPIADDTTGTVNFIEHVMQQASAHFKGPMRGPVHFNIPFREPLLPDIKQKHLLSYMPVPEVLYQKSFNVHLMRPVLSLGNGLIIAGDAQQEDLTQLLIFSTIHHIPIIADPLSQLRDTRHPNVITTGDSAFKALANVQPGYVIRVGHAVVSKPINQWLAALDVPQVLVQSRTTPDTFPKVPDLFIEMTANDFFRQLAEEQPVDNREWLKYWQTLNDFITNQIHQHTQVVTDEGRAIYHIFSQIEDNEVLFLGNSMPIRDCDTFFTQFNGKPFCNRGANGIDGVVSTAMGMAVHKKVTLIIGDISFYHDLNGLIMKKLEGININIVVFNNNGGGIFSYLPQKEDGTYFERLFGTPLDIDFKHAAALYEFNYYKYNVFDNITLPKSGANIIEVITDREENLNAHRQLQHTLKEKLNAEL, from the coding sequence ATGAATGATGCATTGACGCAACAAGTATTTCATTTAGTTAAACGTATGCGTGATTACGGGATTGAAGAGGTTGTGATTTCACCGGGATCGCGTTCGACACCATTAGCCATCGCCTGTGAACTGCATGAGCAAATGACGACCTATATTCATCCGGATGAACGTAGTGCCGCTTTCTTTGCTCTTGGGCTGATTAAGGCAACAAATAAGCCTGTTGCGATATTATGCACTTCTGGTACTGCTGCAAGCAACTACGTACCGGCAGTTACAGAAGCGTTTATCAGTCATCTGCCGCTTGTTGTGCTGACGAGCGATCGTCCGCATGAACTGCGCAATGTCGGTGCACCACAAGCAATCAATCAAGTCGGAATGTTCCAGAACTTCATCATGTATGAACGTGACTTTCCAATCGCAGATGATACGACAGGCACTGTAAACTTCATCGAACACGTGATGCAGCAGGCAAGTGCACATTTCAAAGGGCCGATGCGTGGGCCTGTGCATTTTAATATACCTTTTAGAGAGCCACTGCTGCCAGACATAAAACAGAAGCATCTGCTCAGCTATATGCCTGTCCCAGAAGTGCTCTACCAAAAGTCCTTTAATGTACACCTCATGCGTCCAGTACTTTCGTTAGGTAATGGATTAATTATCGCAGGAGATGCACAGCAGGAAGATTTGACGCAGCTGCTTATCTTCTCGACGATACATCATATTCCGATAATTGCAGATCCGCTTAGTCAACTGCGTGATACACGACATCCGAACGTAATAACAACCGGTGATAGCGCGTTTAAAGCATTGGCCAATGTTCAGCCAGGCTACGTCATTCGTGTGGGGCACGCTGTCGTATCAAAGCCGATCAATCAGTGGCTGGCAGCGCTTGATGTCCCGCAAGTACTGGTGCAATCACGCACGACACCGGATACTTTCCCGAAAGTGCCGGATCTCTTTATTGAGATGACTGCTAATGATTTCTTCAGACAGCTGGCAGAGGAGCAGCCTGTTGATAACCGAGAATGGCTTAAATACTGGCAGACGCTGAATGACTTCATTACCAATCAGATTCATCAGCATACCCAGGTTGTGACGGACGAAGGTCGTGCCATCTATCATATCTTCAGTCAGATAGAAGACAATGAAGTGCTCTTTCTCGGCAACAGTATGCCGATACGTGACTGTGATACATTCTTTACCCAGTTTAACGGCAAACCCTTCTGTAATCGCGGTGCGAACGGTATTGATGGTGTTGTCAGTACGGCGATGGGGATGGCAGTTCACAAAAAGGTCACGCTCATTATCGGTGATATATCGTTCTACCATGATCTAAACGGCCTCATTATGAAGAAGCTTGAAGGCATCAATATTAATATCGTCGTGTTCAATAATAATGGTGGTGGCATCTTCAGCTACTTGCCACAAAAAGAGGACGGCACGTATTTCGAGCGATTGTTTGGTACACCGCTCGACATCGACTTTAAACATGCAGCGGCACTCTATGAATTTAACTACTATAAATATAATGTGTTCGATAACATTACACTGCCAAAAAGCGGGGCAAATATTATCGAAGTCATTACCGACCGAGAAGAGAACTTAAATGCACATAGACAGCTGCAGCATACCTTAAAGGAAAAGCTCAATGCTGAATTATAA
- the menE gene encoding o-succinylbenzoate--CoA ligase, whose amino-acid sequence MEWLKDSATKVPHKTAIIYNDDTITYAMLYRHALKVAHALHHYNRIALIAENTLVNVYMIHGAMLAGTEIVMINKHLTAAEVVRQMKSVQVDTLFTTKEMNIDAINTNTFVNDALRAHTTYTPVQNNKDDILSIMFTSGTTGVQKAVPQTYGNHEASAALCKQTFTYSSQSVWLDTLPLFHISGLSILLRAVMDHCTVVLHDGFHEAQIIDDLNTYKVTHLSLVPQTLERLLHHGLEPSYLQGILVGGAKLDERILTQSLKRNLPIYTSFGMTETCSQMITATPDDIAQARNSVGRINDNFKLFDCVDGIGEIGVRGEHVMHGYLYPEQANVHAFRDGFFMTGDIGYIQDDYLYILDRRKDLIISGGENIYPSEIEQVILNNTEIHAIAVIPKSDAQWGQVPVCVYEADDDLDEKIINVLCDRLAKYKHPKQFIRTDSLIRTSNGKVSRHKVKEWFDGMY is encoded by the coding sequence ATGGAGTGGCTAAAGGATAGTGCGACTAAAGTGCCGCATAAGACAGCGATAATCTATAACGACGATACAATTACATATGCAATGTTATATAGACATGCACTGAAAGTTGCACATGCGCTACATCATTATAACCGTATCGCGTTAATTGCAGAGAATACACTGGTTAATGTCTATATGATTCACGGTGCGATGCTTGCCGGGACTGAAATTGTGATGATCAACAAACATCTGACTGCAGCTGAAGTTGTGCGACAAATGAAGTCGGTGCAAGTCGATACGTTGTTTACGACTAAAGAAATGAATATAGACGCTATAAATACGAATACTTTTGTAAACGATGCGCTGCGTGCACATACGACTTATACACCAGTTCAGAATAATAAAGATGATATATTATCGATTATGTTCACGTCCGGTACGACAGGGGTACAAAAAGCAGTGCCTCAAACTTACGGTAACCACGAGGCAAGTGCTGCACTATGCAAGCAGACGTTTACGTATTCTAGTCAGTCCGTATGGCTTGATACACTGCCACTCTTCCATATTAGTGGGCTCAGCATATTGCTGCGCGCGGTAATGGATCATTGTACGGTCGTACTGCATGATGGATTTCATGAGGCTCAGATCATAGACGATCTGAATACATATAAGGTGACTCATCTATCGCTCGTCCCTCAGACACTTGAACGATTATTACATCATGGCCTTGAGCCATCCTATTTACAAGGAATTCTGGTAGGGGGCGCGAAACTGGATGAACGTATATTAACACAATCGCTTAAACGCAATCTTCCAATCTATACGTCGTTTGGAATGACTGAAACATGCTCTCAAATGATCACAGCAACGCCTGATGATATCGCACAAGCCCGTAATAGTGTCGGACGCATCAATGATAACTTTAAACTGTTTGACTGTGTAGATGGCATCGGTGAAATTGGCGTGCGTGGTGAGCATGTGATGCACGGTTATTTATATCCTGAACAAGCAAACGTTCACGCCTTTCGTGACGGATTCTTTATGACAGGTGATATTGGCTATATTCAGGACGACTACTTATATATATTAGACCGCAGGAAAGATCTGATTATATCAGGTGGGGAGAATATATACCCGAGTGAGATAGAGCAAGTCATATTAAACAATACAGAAATTCATGCAATAGCTGTTATCCCAAAAAGTGATGCACAGTGGGGACAAGTACCGGTCTGTGTATATGAAGCGGATGACGATCTGGATGAGAAGATTATAAATGTCCTATGTGACCGTCTTGCGAAATATAAACATCCGAAACAATTTATCAGAACAGATTCACTCATACGCACATCAAACGGTAAAGTATCACGTCATAAAGTGAAGGAATGGTTTGATGGAATGTACTGA
- a CDS encoding 1,4-dihydroxy-2-naphthoate polyprenyltransferase: MSEHLQTHSGLKKYYHLMRPHTLTASFVPVLVGTACARYFTEIRMDMLILMLIACLLIQAATNMFNEYFDYKRGLDDHTSVGIGGAIVRNGMSPKSVYNLAVAFYIIAAIIGIYICANSSWLILFVGILCMAVGYFYTGGPVPISWTPFGEIFAGFFMGYVIIMITFYIQTGHLHAYPAIASIPVSINIGMINMANNIRDRVKDKVSGRKTFVILVGKTLAIYTMAALYLVSFLAVFYLVFTKPYGSLFMLLVLLSFNLPIKAVRRFLHGNTPIELMPAMKVTGQFNTVFGLLFALGLYLAGLTAI; the protein is encoded by the coding sequence ATGTCGGAACATCTTCAAACCCATAGCGGGCTAAAAAAGTACTATCACCTTATGCGTCCACACACGTTAACTGCAAGCTTCGTTCCTGTATTAGTGGGGACGGCCTGTGCCAGATATTTTACAGAAATACGCATGGATATGCTGATATTGATGCTCATCGCATGTCTCTTAATTCAGGCAGCAACAAATATGTTCAATGAATACTTTGATTATAAACGTGGTTTAGATGATCATACATCGGTCGGTATCGGAGGCGCGATTGTACGTAACGGAATGTCTCCGAAATCGGTCTACAATCTCGCAGTAGCATTCTATATTATTGCAGCAATCATCGGTATCTACATCTGTGCAAACTCATCATGGCTCATTCTGTTTGTCGGAATATTATGTATGGCTGTCGGTTACTTCTATACAGGAGGACCAGTACCAATTTCATGGACACCGTTCGGAGAAATCTTCGCAGGCTTCTTTATGGGATATGTCATCATTATGATTACGTTCTATATTCAGACAGGTCACTTACATGCCTATCCTGCAATCGCCAGCATCCCTGTATCTATTAATATCGGTATGATCAATATGGCAAACAACATTCGTGACCGCGTGAAAGATAAAGTAAGCGGTAGAAAGACATTCGTTATTCTTGTCGGTAAGACGCTTGCAATCTATACGATGGCTGCACTTTACCTTGTCAGTTTTCTCGCAGTCTTCTACTTAGTATTTACGAAGCCATACGGTTCGCTATTTATGTTACTTGTACTTCTGAGCTTTAACTTACCGATTAAGGCAGTACGTCGATTCTTACACGGTAATACACCGATTGAACTGATGCCAGCGATGAAAGTAACTGGACAGTTCAATACAGTATTTGGTCTGCTGTTTGCACTTGGTCTTTACCTGGCCGGCCTGACAGCAATTTAA
- the menH gene encoding 2-succinyl-6-hydroxy-2,4-cyclohexadiene-1-carboxylate synthase — protein sequence MLNYKRITHNHSDVLVMIHGFLGNVHTFEPYIDKLEEHVDIILVECPGHGEGSDFKATWDFPYISQALIETIAQFHYSNVYLYGYSMGGRIALYTAIHYRDYIHKLILESSTPGLETTDAQIARIKQDLQQSASMITDYAAFVKRWEQLPLFKTYHPLSHVAEVRQRNTRLNHEPLAVAKALIDYGTGKQPNLWPHLPELKQPVLLLTGSLDTKFCTIAKRMHTMLPNSTHTIIDAGHTIHVENSQIFDTIIVSFIKEENHD from the coding sequence ATGCTGAATTATAAACGCATTACGCATAACCACTCCGATGTCCTTGTCATGATTCATGGGTTTCTCGGTAATGTACATACCTTTGAACCTTACATTGACAAGCTTGAAGAACATGTTGATATCATACTGGTTGAATGTCCAGGGCATGGAGAAGGAAGTGACTTTAAAGCAACGTGGGACTTTCCATATATCAGTCAGGCGCTCATTGAAACTATCGCGCAGTTTCACTATAGCAACGTCTACTTATATGGTTACTCGATGGGTGGACGCATTGCACTGTATACAGCCATCCATTATAGAGACTATATTCATAAGCTCATATTAGAATCATCGACACCAGGACTGGAAACAACAGACGCACAAATAGCGCGCATTAAACAAGACTTACAGCAGTCAGCATCAATGATAACGGATTACGCAGCTTTCGTTAAACGCTGGGAACAGTTACCGCTGTTCAAGACATACCATCCATTATCACACGTTGCTGAAGTAAGACAGCGCAATACACGACTCAATCATGAACCATTAGCTGTCGCGAAAGCACTGATAGATTACGGAACAGGGAAGCAGCCAAATCTCTGGCCACATTTACCTGAGCTTAAACAACCCGTACTATTACTGACCGGTAGTCTTGACACGAAGTTCTGCACTATCGCAAAGCGCATGCATACAATGCTGCCAAACAGCACACATACAATAATTGACGCAGGTCATACAATTCATGTGGAGAATTCACAAATATTTGATACAATAATAGTATCGTTTATCAAGGAGGAAAATCATGACTAG
- the menB gene encoding 1,4-dihydroxy-2-naphthoyl-CoA synthase yields the protein MMTRVWETIKEYNEIKYEYFEGIGKITINRPHVRNAFTPNTVMEMIDAFSRARDDQRIGAIILTGEGDMAFCSGGDQKVRGHGGYVGDDNIPRLNVLDLQRLIRVIPKPVIAMVRGYAIGGGHVLHIVCDLTIAADNARFGQTGPKVGSFDAGYGSGYLARIVGHKKAREIWYLCRQYDAQEALDMGLVNTVVPLAEVEDETVKWCKEILQHSPTALRFLKAAMNADTDGLAGLQQFAGDATLLYYTSDEAKEGRDAFKEKREPNFDQFPKFP from the coding sequence ATCATGACTAGAGTTTGGGAAACAATTAAAGAATATAACGAAATTAAATACGAATATTTCGAAGGAATCGGTAAGATTACAATTAACCGTCCTCATGTACGTAATGCATTTACACCGAACACAGTAATGGAAATGATCGATGCATTCTCACGTGCACGTGACGACCAAAGAATTGGTGCTATCATCTTAACAGGTGAAGGCGATATGGCATTCTGTTCAGGTGGAGACCAGAAAGTACGCGGACACGGCGGATACGTAGGAGACGACAACATTCCACGTCTAAACGTTTTAGATCTTCAACGTTTAATCCGAGTTATTCCTAAACCAGTTATTGCGATGGTACGTGGCTATGCAATTGGTGGTGGACACGTATTACACATCGTTTGTGACTTAACAATTGCAGCAGATAATGCACGCTTCGGACAAACTGGACCGAAAGTAGGATCATTTGATGCAGGATACGGTTCAGGTTACTTAGCACGTATTGTCGGACATAAGAAAGCACGTGAAATCTGGTACTTATGCCGTCAATATGATGCGCAAGAAGCACTAGATATGGGACTTGTGAATACAGTTGTACCATTAGCTGAAGTAGAAGATGAAACAGTGAAATGGTGTAAAGAAATCTTACAGCACTCACCAACAGCATTACGCTTCTTAAAAGCAGCGATGAACGCGGATACTGACGGATTAGCTGGACTTCAGCAGTTCGCAGGAGATGCGACATTACTTTACTACACAAGTGATGAAGCGAAAGAAGGCCGTGACGCATTCAAAGAAAAACGCGAGCCAAACTTCGATCAGTTCCCGAAATTCCCATAA
- a CDS encoding PH domain-containing protein has translation MQDKFSTRKVLANLTYPVRYKRFSKIFKRIKKSERRFFIKLLKVICKDIKNKEMIYFASYSQINLNQSGLILLLNDRIVLIHSKPKSKRKYYDIIPYHNVEDVDFEKQEDSFGNLFLKVNREHLSDKSYTIRMIKNDDLPEMTQFIRIKISETNFGG, from the coding sequence ATGCAAGATAAATTCTCAACACGAAAGGTTCTCGCGAATCTTACATATCCAGTACGATATAAAAGATTCTCTAAGATCTTTAAACGAATTAAAAAATCTGAACGTAGATTCTTTATAAAGTTGCTGAAAGTAATTTGTAAGGATATAAAGAATAAAGAAATGATCTATTTCGCTTCTTATAGTCAGATCAACTTAAATCAATCAGGATTAATTCTATTGCTTAATGACAGAATCGTGCTCATTCATAGTAAACCAAAATCAAAGCGTAAGTATTATGATATTATTCCATATCATAATGTCGAAGATGTAGATTTCGAGAAACAAGAAGATAGTTTTGGGAATTTATTCTTAAAGGTCAATCGTGAACATTTAAGTGATAAGTCTTATACGATTCGTATGATTAAGAACGATGACTTGCCTGAAATGACACAGTTTATTAGAATAAAAATATCAGAAACTAATTTTGGAGGATAA
- a CDS encoding isochorismate synthase gives MPVDLTLKAIYQYPYEGVTHEAAIFRHFAEYKGERYLYINKEKSLKIIGIGVQSLIARSTIDPVGVEAAFHKQTADAQLHGDSKLHLKLFGGFYFDEAESPHFDTFSKSHFVIPKIQIIIEEAASWIIFTDPALDRERICSDLMSLPSVDIQHNALVHSEDVELDKFRLNAIEAIQKMQQSAFDKVVLSRKRQLTMTSPIEVETLIDAASRNHELSYTMVMESGSKTFISKTPEQLVAVKDGVIYTNAIAGTMPKTVSDAKDLLQSDEKNLHEHRIVVQSIEQDLAPFSQNIIMKDYPEILENQFLYHLYTPIKAKLNNGSTLRVTRALHPTPALGGYPKIEAMAFLEKAGEHRGLYGAPVGYVDAQGDGEFIVAIRSMVIEDNRAILFAGCGIVEDSEVESEVYETEIKFKPMLQMLGVPHHE, from the coding sequence GTGCCAGTAGATCTAACTTTGAAGGCGATATATCAATACCCTTATGAAGGTGTGACTCACGAAGCTGCAATCTTCCGTCACTTTGCCGAATATAAAGGGGAAAGATATCTATATATTAATAAAGAGAAATCATTAAAGATTATCGGTATCGGGGTTCAGTCATTGATTGCCCGCAGTACGATTGATCCAGTAGGTGTAGAAGCGGCGTTTCATAAACAAACCGCGGATGCGCAGCTTCACGGGGATTCCAAACTGCATTTGAAGCTGTTCGGAGGATTTTATTTCGATGAAGCAGAGAGTCCGCACTTCGATACGTTCTCTAAAAGCCATTTCGTAATCCCGAAGATACAGATTATCATAGAAGAAGCGGCGTCATGGATCATCTTTACGGACCCTGCACTTGACCGTGAGCGCATATGCAGTGATCTCATGTCGCTCCCTTCAGTGGATATTCAGCACAATGCGCTTGTTCACAGTGAAGATGTGGAATTAGACAAATTCCGATTGAATGCGATAGAGGCGATTCAAAAGATGCAGCAAAGTGCATTCGATAAAGTAGTGCTATCCCGTAAGCGACAACTGACGATGACGTCACCGATTGAAGTTGAGACGTTAATTGATGCAGCGTCACGTAATCACGAGCTGAGCTATACGATGGTGATGGAGTCAGGGAGTAAGACATTTATCTCTAAGACGCCAGAGCAGCTCGTCGCAGTTAAGGACGGTGTCATCTATACGAATGCAATCGCTGGAACGATGCCGAAGACAGTAAGTGATGCTAAAGATTTACTTCAGAGCGATGAGAAGAATCTTCATGAACATCGTATCGTCGTACAAAGTATTGAGCAGGACTTAGCGCCTTTTAGTCAGAATATTATCATGAAAGATTATCCTGAAATTCTCGAGAATCAATTTCTCTATCATCTTTATACTCCGATCAAAGCAAAGCTGAATAACGGCAGTACGCTACGTGTCACACGTGCACTGCATCCGACACCTGCGCTAGGCGGTTATCCGAAAATTGAGGCGATGGCATTTCTAGAAAAAGCAGGAGAGCACCGCGGTCTATATGGTGCACCAGTCGGCTATGTGGATGCTCAAGGTGACGGTGAGTTTATCGTTGCGATTCGTTCGATGGTTATTGAGGACAATCGTGCGATACTGTTTGCTGGATGTGGGATTGTTGAAGATAGTGAAGTTGAGAGTGAAGTGTATGAGACAGAGATTAAATTTAAACCGATGTTACAAATGTTAGGAGTGCCACATCATGAATGA